A stretch of DNA from Acanthopagrus latus isolate v.2019 chromosome 7, fAcaLat1.1, whole genome shotgun sequence:
AGAGAAGCGAGTCCATCCATTTCCAAACAGCCTACCCGGTGCTTTCATCTTCCTGCCTGGCCAGCTTGTCCCTCCAGGCAAACAGCAGTCTGAAGGCAGTGAGCTGCTGGGTGTTGAAAGACcttttctgcttcctctgcacCTCCAGATATGACTCCTCTGTGTATATAGGCTTCACATATTTCTGTATGGGAGTGGGGTGGCATAGTCAATTGTGACAAATGTCAGGAAATACAGGAAATTATGTGTGTGGCAATATAGAAATATGAAAGCAGTAAAAGAAACTGAGAATACTTGACAGAATTACACTGGAATAGGTTGATTTTTAAGCGTCAGTTTAATCTTTATGATGTATGAAATGAGGTCTGTGCTCACCTTCAGGGAAATGTCTTTGCTTTTGCTCCAGACACTCTGCAGAAGACCAGGCTGCCCGTGGTTGAAATCCAACAGCTGCGCCCTCACACAGTCGTAGATATAAAGGAGGTAGTGGGTGTCTGTCCGGGCATACTGCACCATCTCATCTGGCAAGGGGCTACAAGGCCAAAGTATGACAcattattcacttcacctgccCAAAtcaattataataaaaaaaaaaaaaaaaacattttaagagtGTTTTAACACCTTTAACAAGGCAAGGCAACCTGCAACAAGGGAAAAGTAAAACTTCTGTTGCATTGTTTTGGTCTGGTTCTTGTTTTGTAATTAAAACAGGAGTAAATATTCATTCACACAGAAGGACATAAATCTGGTTGACTGGACAGTTTTGATGACTGTCACTGTGCATTATTAGGACATGAAAGTGGAGACTGAACTGTGAAGAACTGAAGTTTATGCAGCGCTTGAATGCTTCTAATGTATATCATCAGAAGTCATTTGACTGATCTATCTTGCATTTGAGTGTGACCGATGTCTTCACATATGCTCCTTGTTTCTGAACAACTTTTCCAAACAAGGAGCATATGTGAATACATCCCAAGAATAATCTTATAAACAGTCTGAAATGCAGGATGCATTActccagtggtgtcaaactgatccagtgaagggccatgtggctgcaggttttcactccaaccaagcaagaacacacctgatccaaatcaggtgcACTACAGGTCACCACTGCACTACTCTACCCACAGTTACATCTAAGTATCAGTTTCCATACCGAATCCTCCAGTCGGCCAGCTGGTAGCGTTTGTCTGAGCCCACGTTGCAGAAGTGTGTCAGCAGGTGGTCGAGAGAATGTCTAGCCAGGTTCAGAGCTCGGCTAGCCTGATGCGTGTCAAAAAGTCTGACGACATACAAGCCAAAGTCCCTCTGGAGCCACTCGATGTCAGAGTCGGCACCATGAAATACctgagaagaggaaggaaagataTTCAGCTGAAAAACCTCTCTGGTGAGCTactcaaattaaaaataataataatttgactTGCTTTGATGCAGAAATTACTTgaatcaaaatgattaaaaattgGAGACACAACATGTGACATTTTCCCATCTGGATTATTTCACAGATCTTAGTGGTTCAAGCCCACGCAGCACACTTTTCACAGGTATCCTACAGTGAGTGAGTCACAGCAGCTCCCACACACCAGAGGACACCCGCTAAATTTATTAAACATGGGTGAAAACTGCAGGGCTCTGACACGCCTCAAAGGTTTCAAGATTACATCCTTGCAAACTTAATATCACAACACTGCTGGAGATTTCTTCACCAGGTACCTTGAGATGGTTCAGATGCAGCCAGTTCATAAGTAGTCTGAGTCATCTTCAATTTcatctgctaaaaaaaatacatttccttgAGGCCATTTTAAGGCTGTTTCTTATTGCTGTGATGTGGGAATGCTATGATGCAGCTTTCCAACGCAGACCAAAAGAGCGAGCGGAACAAGTGGTCAGACTGATTATCATTACATATCTTCAGGTCAGTTAGCTAAACCACTTATTTGGTGATCGAAAGAAAATGAATGGCCAGCTATTctaataaatgtttaatcattTCTAGTCATTATACAGGCAAAGATGTCTATGAttttagcttcttaaatgtttgGATTTGGTTGGTAGACAGAAGcaattctttccttttttttaacattatatacatcagtgtgaaaataatcagcagattgatACTGAAAATAACTGTAAGTTGCAGCCTACATAGGAATCTTTGAGATGTACAAGATGAAACAACCCttgaacaacaataaaatgaaagagacatttccattttaaaaacagccacacaAACTGTGCCCATTCCAAAAACAAGTTGCAGACATGTAATATAATCTTCCCTGTGGACGGTCAATATCAGCAGGATACAGGAACAAAGGATTTGCAGATAACTCCATTACCTTGACAATGGCCGGGTCAGTGAACGCCTCGTTCAGGATGTACAGCTCGCTGCGGAGCTCCAACGTGTCGATgataaagtcctcctctctggTGGAGATCTGCATCAGACTGGTGAGACCGAGGAAACTCCTGTAGGAGTGATGCTGTGGTGGAGAACAGAGTGTTAACATAACTTCTGCTCATACATAAGAGTTCAGCACAAAACTGAATCAGTGCCTTCCTGACTCAAGATGTCAACATTTTAAGTGTCACAAAGACACCGTCTGTCGCTCGGCTGTTCAAATGAATCACATTACATCGTGTAGGCATACAAGAAGCTATTTTCCAATCCCTTACCTCAAGGTCCACTGCAAATTCTGACAATTTGCACAACTTCTCATTAAGAGCCACCAAATCCTCCAGCGTGTCAATGAAGGTGAAGTTAGATTCATCCATTGGTTTGTACATCTAAAAAAATAACCCACAAGCAAATGGTTTAGCAGAAGCCATATCAACAAGCAGAGTGCCATATTATAGAACCATGATGACTCACCTTCACATCTGGCTTAGAGAGAAGGCTTTCTGGTATTTCAAGATGATCCAGTTCATACTGATATGGGTGTGCAAACCTACGATCATCAACATCACAACTTTAAATAGAAGACGATAAATACAAAAAGGCCAAAGAGTCAATGTTCCAAGAGACAAGTCTTACATGTCTTCAACGTGTTCTTGAGTTCTCTGCTGGTGAATTAAGTCAGCCAGGGCAGCCGGGACATCGAGGTCCTCGGGTCTCTCTTTACGGATTTGTTTGTTGGTGAAATCTACAAGTGGagagcaagaaagcaaatactTGATGAATGTGAAGAGTGAAGATTTGCCAAATTACTGTTATCGACACAAAAgattggaggaggagagagatgtctTACAGGAAGGAAGAGGCTTTACTGCGTTGGGCTTGATGAAGATCTTGGGAATGAATggtgtgttgctgttgtcaaCTTTTTCCTTGAATTTCAGCTGAGGCCTTGCGATATTCTTGGCGTGTAGCAGTCGGAACATCTCAGAACGACTGCCAGAGCCAGAACCCTGATCAATAAAAGCGTTGTTTACCACAAGGTGTGAAGCAGCTGTATGAATGTTTATCAAGTGttccaaaaaagaaacagtctGGTGCTTTAAGCGCTTGAACGCCAAGACTTGCACATAATGCTTCAGCTTGAACTCAGCCCAAATCTGCAGCATAAGAGCTTAGAGGTTAATTAGCCAACCTTGCGATTCCAGCTGGAAACGACAATCTTGGGAGGCTGAAACCCTGCGGGCATGACAGGCTGCTGGGTCCGGTTCACCCCATCAGCTTCATCAAGAAGAATCCCCTGGAAATCAGATTCATGCACTCTGTTGGTTTGCAAACACTTCTTTGTGATGAAATTTGTGTTAACCTCGAAGCTTTAAGTCATACCACTCTTTCAAGGATGACGTCGTTCGAGTCCACAACCAAGTCGAACCTCTCCTCCAACCCTGTCAGCTTGTTCCGGTCTCTGAGGTGAGATCTGCAGCCGTGGACCTGCATTATCTGGCTCATGCTAACACAGAGACAACGTGACAAGAATTAACTAAGTCAGACATGCTTTTACGCTGCGCATCGAAACAGGATGTACTGTCACGGACTGTAAATGGACTACGAGAGTAAAGTTGCATTTTGTAGTTTGCTAGAGAACAACTGCAAAAACTGGGGTGATTTGACTCCACTGGAATCAGGTTAACCTCCAATTCCAAGGACACACAGCACGTGAGCGCCTTTTCTCTTGGACAAAATGTGCGAATTCATGTGTTCACATTCAATAAAGGTGAACTTTGGCATGCAGTCCACAGTTCCTGATAGACTTTGTTGGTTTCATGAGCTTTAAGGTTATTGAATGAGAGGTATAGCCATCACTGGCAGAGACAGGTGCAGGTCTGACTGAGCCAGAACTCACAAGATGCCACAAGATAATATATACTCACAAGTGTAAGAGCTTGTCTCCTTGACTTTCACAGAACTCTTGGAAGCCTGGGAAGCTCCGATAGAAATCAAATTCATCTCCAGCTTGGGGCAAGCTGGCAGATGCTTTAGTGGCGGATAAAACAGCACCAAATCCATGCTGCAGGGGAGAGACAGGTGGAGCTGTTagttaaagggcaactccaccaaacAGATtctaaacttttaaaaaggaagaaggatgTGTGGAATATAATGGAGACATCTCTGGTCCTGCTGTATCAGTTTTGATCAAATGTCCACCATGaatccaacagtgttacaggagtaaCATGCAAGACCAATGGACTACGTTTCAAAACCAAGgacctacattacccacaatgcaacttaacaaCTTTTCACATACAGTGCTCCCTGATATCAATGTGTACAATTAGTGAATTAGTTATTCTTCAATACTACTTGAAATGATCTCAATAGAATCAAATGTAGCATAACTAATCATTTAGAACAGAGAAACACTGGAAGATAAAATGACTTGGataatgtgtgttttgcttCTCAGTTAGTTTATTTCACCTCATATTGAggttttcaaaacaaacatggcggcCATTAAAGGTGACATAGTTTAAGTTGTTGAATGCTGAATTACACAAGAACATATTTGACCTAATCATCTTTTTACTAGCTGTGACAGCTTCACAAACTTAGTTAGATATTAGctttctttttaacttttctatTTAAAAGCTATCACTTTTGCTAGCTAAGTTAAATACCTTCAGCTGAGTTGAGTAATTATATACCTCTACTTTAACGTGTGTGATATTTTAGAGGAAAACATTACTCTATTTCACTTTCTATTTTCTACCCTCCTAGCACACCTAGCTTCAAATTAAATGCAAGACGAAAACAGACTTTAAGAAAGGCTCATATTTATAAGCTAGCGTCAATTAGCACACCAACGGGGCTCAGCTCTCGTAAAAACCGACCTTTACCTAACAGGTTACTTGGAGGAAACATCACGTCAAAGGACggctgttcttgttttttttttcttaatattcATCTGCACTaatgtgaccacacacacatccacgtTGTCCCTCTCGACTGCTGGTCTGAACTCCTAAACTCTGCGTCGTCAGTTCACTCACTTTAACAAAGGCGTCCACGTCTCTAAAACCAGGACACAACTCGGGTTTGTCCTCGTCGCTTGGGTCTGAACTGTTGTCTTTGAGGCCACTGTTTGTGGAATCGCTACTCTTAGAAGAAGAAGCCATCATCTAGTTTGATACGACTGTGTACATGTGAGTCGCAGGAAGCAGCCTTCTTTTCCTCACTGTTTTTCTTCGGAGCTGCTCGGCGGGAGGCCGGCGGGGGAGAGAGCGACACCTGCCGGCCTGGAGTGGAAGCACAAGCACTATCTGTGATCTCTTCTCTGCAGTGTATTGAGAGCTTTACTGGGAATATCGTCACACTATCATGAGTGAaatgcttgttgttgttttttttgttttacctgaaCGTGCTGCTCAAatataactttt
This window harbors:
- the exosc10 gene encoding exosome component 10; translated protein: MMASSSKSSDSTNSGLKDNSSDPSDEDKPELCPGFRDVDAFVKHGFGAVLSATKASASLPQAGDEFDFYRSFPGFQEFCESQGDKLLHFMSQIMQVHGCRSHLRDRNKLTGLEERFDLVVDSNDVILERVGILLDEADGVNRTQQPVMPAGFQPPKIVVSSWNRKGSGSGSRSEMFRLLHAKNIARPQLKFKEKVDNSNTPFIPKIFIKPNAVKPLPSYFTNKQIRKERPEDLDVPAALADLIHQQRTQEHVEDMFAHPYQYELDHLEIPESLLSKPDVKMYKPMDESNFTFIDTLEDLVALNEKLCKLSEFAVDLEHHSYRSFLGLTSLMQISTREEDFIIDTLELRSELYILNEAFTDPAIVKVFHGADSDIEWLQRDFGLYVVRLFDTHQASRALNLARHSLDHLLTHFCNVGSDKRYQLADWRIRPLPDEMVQYARTDTHYLLYIYDCVRAQLLDFNHGQPGLLQSVWSKSKDISLKKYVKPIYTEESYLEVQRKQKRSFNTQQLTAFRLLFAWRDKLARQEDESTGYVLPTHMMIKISEELPKEPQGIIACCNPVPPLVRQQVNELHLLMQQAREMPLLKAEIAAQKNKGLTPIKKPEVTLFGPHDTSRVSESDLHPFSTDEMPVKQGMLFSDDEHNMDVDVQKTSGLMAEAKITLFEEPRSLKDEDSLPVAQMKARRIIESFENPFRMYLPTSDVHINKNAKFDPSSKIFEISKRWKLQSIEQQQKELEAKKKAKEETKQLAKKVADERNKAKQSYQESLQNVATVRQQAAGSAKGSAKKRERVPSEVGESTPKPSKKPMTSAEKPQKTEPPPEESFKPFDYSQSDLKVFAGNKSKDNTQFDPNRQAHDFKKKKFGRGQKSNLGAGGRSMSYMAGKSDRGFRHNWPKR